GATACATACAAACTCGGAACATTGAGAACTAAAGAAGAAATCATGCCTATAGGAACTAGAGGTATATTACTCTGCGAAAGAGGCCCTGGATTAAAGTCTCATGTTATCAACATAACAAAGGTAGAAAAAGATAGATTAAAATATATTGAAGGACAAGTCATGTCTAATGAGCTAAACTTATTAGGTGAATTTGTAACATTTAAATTTTTAAAAACAAATTAAATATAGATTCATATGCTAACAGAAATAGAAATTATCAAAATTGCGAATGATTATTTAAAAAAGAAAGAACAAAAAGGTGGAATTGAGTTAGCTATTCAAGAGGAGCTTTCAATCAAAAAAAATTACGGAATAATATTCTCCTATAATTCTAAAGAATATATAGAGACCAAAGATGAAGGAGCATCATTAATAGGTAACTCATCTTTTTTAGTTGAAAATAAAACAGGAAAAATTGTAGTATTTGGAACAAATAGATCAGATGACTACTACATTCAGGAATACGAAGCAGGAAGATGGCCGGATATAACAAGACTTAGTGACTTAGAATAATTCACAGCCACCTTCGGGTGGCTTTTGCATTTTTAGTAAATTAGATTATTGTTATTGGATAAATAAAGGTTATTTCCATGACTGAAGAGCATAAAACATTACATCATTTATGTCAGGCAAAAGTGAAATAAGCCTAATAGCAAAAAAATTATACATTATGTTATCAGAAAATGAAATAATAGAAATTGCTAATACTTATTTAACAACTCTAGAACCTAAAATTGGTGAACCTCTTATTCTTCCACAGGAAT
The nucleotide sequence above comes from Chryseobacterium sp. 7. Encoded proteins:
- a CDS encoding YrhB domain-containing protein, which produces MLTEIEIIKIANDYLKKKEQKGGIELAIQEELSIKKNYGIIFSYNSKEYIETKDEGASLIGNSSFLVENKTGKIVVFGTNRSDDYYIQEYEAGRWPDITRLSDLE